The genomic region ATGATCAACTTTGTTTCCTTTGCGAAGTTCAGTGCGCATTTGGATCAGGCTTTTCAAGCACTAGAGCACCATAACGGGCCAATATTATTCGCAGGTGATTTTAATACTTGGAATAAAAAAAGAATGCAGTATTTTGATAAGTTGGCCATGTCATGTTCATTAGAAGAAGTGCAGATTAAGCGACAGCCAAGACTCGGTCACTTATTTCGTCACCTTGATCATATCTATTGCCGTGGATTGAGTGTTGTTGATGTACATGTACATACAGAGGTTTATTCTTCTGATCATTATCCAATCAGCTTGTCTCTTTGTCTCATGGAGGATTAGCTTACTTTGAAAACTAGTCTAAATTGCTGGCGGCTTTTATGCTTCCTCTAATCGCTTGCTTAAGGTTTGTAGACGGGTGGATATTTCTTTTTTATCTAAATCTACTAAGTCCTGTTGTTCTAATTCGTGTTCAATCATGAGCTTTTGATGATAAATGAAAGACCAGTGAGTTGCATGATTTGCTTGTTCGGCAATACGAATTAACCCATCTAATTGGCGCAGTTGTACTGCTAAGCATGTTCGTGAATACTGGCGAATTTGATCAAAGGCAATGTTGGCAAGATTTTCAAACGATGTTGTTTTGTAGATCACTCTTTCTGTTCCATTGTCATCATAAGTAAGACCTTCAGGGAAGTTCTTTTGAGTCAGGTCACAAACGGCGGCTGTCAGTTTATCAATGCAGGCGATCGCCGAGTACGGGTCGTTGATACCAGGAGATAGCGCCCTTAGGGCAATCTCAACCAGTTGGTGAACGGCAAACTCTGGATCTTGTATTGGAGTGCGTTTTGGACCTAGGGTAAAGCATTCGTGTAGTGTTTGCTTATCTTCTTCTGAAAACTGTTTTATGTCACTCGTCATAACTACCATACGATTTACGATAAAATCCCCTGGGTTGACAGAGATATTCAGGTGACCATCTAGTTTCGTCATTAAGCTGGTTAGGCTTGCGTAATTAATGACTTGAATATAGCCACATGAGTGGCTTTTGAACTCAAACTGTTTGTCGCTGCTTTTTGTATCCTTGGTGGTTTTATACTGATTAGTCTTGTCTGAGGTATTGGTGTCTTCTTCCTCTTTTTGCTGTTTAAAAATCTGATTTATGCTGTATTGCAGCTCTTGATAAACATTGTCTATGACACTGTCAGATTGCAGATTTAGAGACACATGGTGAATAAAATAGATGAGTAGAAGAATGCCGAATAGCGTCATTGCTATTGCACCAGCAATCGTTAAGCCTGGAAGGAATGCTCCATTGGAAAAATCATCCGTCGTTCGTACAAGAATCAAGCAATAGACAAACAAGGATATGAAGACACCGAGTACTATTTGAGTACTGGAGTCTTCCATAAAGTTACGTATTAGTCTCGGTCCAAATTGGGAGGAGGCGTTAGTAAGCGCTACTATGGTGATGGAAAACGTGATACTAACGACTGTCATGACACTAGCGGCAACCGTCGTGAGAAGGTCGCGAGTTATGCCTGCATCGGCATGGTATAAAAAGCTTAGCCAAATGACAGTGTTTAGGTTGGTGTATAAATCAATAAACAACAGAGACACACAGCCTAAAATAGTGAGGGACAGAATCAGGCAGGGTGTGAACCAGAAGCTGGTTTTGACTATGTCATATACTTTTAAGATTTTAGTGTTCTTCATCGTAGAGAATAGCAAGAGTATATCCTTCTCGATTGTTGAAAGTTAAGGAAGGTGTGAATAAGTCTACTAAACCTCAGTCTTTCAGAGAAATCGTCAAATAAGGCGCGACTTTGAAGGAATGTAGGTACCTTTCAAAGAGTCGCAACGACATGTGGCCTGTTATTTTTAATAGTAAGCTCTGACAGACCCGTATGACTACATGGATGTAGGTAATTAGGGCAATGCAGGAGCAATTGCCGAGGGCATGGTCTAAAAGCCTGTATTCTTTGTTGAGCACCTCGAAAATAGAACCACTATTCACATTCGACACTCGCCTCGAACAACAGGCTTTTATCTACATGCTGATTCCTACATGGATGTAGATTATTAGGGTAATGCAGGAGCAATTACCGAGACAAGAGGACTTGTTTGCACCTTCCTTAACGGCTACTGACTTTTTTCGTTTGGTTCACCCGTCTTTAGTAGTTTCAGTAAGTCCTCTCTTTCCAGGCTACCTTTTAATGCCAAATCCAGCTGATATTGATATTCGTCATTCCAGTCAGTAGTTCGTGGGCTAAGTGCAGACAGGTCTCTCATAGCCGATTTCATGACTTTTAAATAAGACTGAATATTTTGTTCTTGATCTATCAAAATATTTTTTAATGCTGTTGCGCTGCTGTGTCTTAGATAAAGCTTAAGAACATCATTTTGCTCTTCAATTGCTTCTATTTTGGCATCTTGTTTGGAGAGTGTTTGCTCAACATTTGAGAGTAGAGTGCTTTGTTGCGTTATTTTTTCCGCGAACTGAGTCTCTTCCGGCGAAGGTTGCAGGAGAAAGTAAGTAATGCCAGAAGATGCACCAACACTAAAAATAAAGCATAGGAAAAAAGCGATAATCAGCATTATAGGCTTTTTTTTGGGCGCTTCTTCCTGAAGGTTTTTATCATCAATAGGTTTTGATGGCATGGTGTTTCCTTTTTGTTCTACTCATTGAGGTTAATAGTGTGCTTGTTTGCGTGAAAAGGACAAGGCTTTTGTTACTGAAGGCTTTCCCAACATGGTAGTACTGCTTTTTAAACTCATTCAACAGTTTAGTTTTTTCTTTGGTGCACGTAAAATACGCCACAGTTATTGGGTGTGAGTAATAACCGACTAAAATAGTCAGGTAAATACTTGATCAAAACAGTAGGTTTTGTGTACTATTTACCCTCAGTGAATAATTTTAATTGGATAGCTTATGCGCCTGACAACAAAAGGTCGTTATGCGGTAACCGCCATGCTTGATCTGGCATTACACTCAGATCAAGGGCCAGTGTCTTTGTCTGATATTTCGAGTCGACAAGGGATATCGTTATCTTATCTTGAACAACTGTTTTCCAAGCTTCGTAAAAAATCATTGGTAAACAGTGTGAGAGGCCCAGGTGGTGGATACCGTTTGAGTCGTCCGAATAATGAGATTTTTGTTGCACAAATAGTCGACGCAGTTAATGAATCTGTCGACGCAACAGGTTGTAAAGGGCGAAGTGATTGCCAAAGTGGTAGCACTTGTCTTACCCACCATTTGTGGTGCGATTTAAGCGATCAAATACACGATTTTTTAAATCAAATTAGTTTAGAGCAGTTAGTACGTCGAAATGATGTGCGCCAAGTTGCAGAACGGCAAGAATTCGAAAGCCGACAACGTTGTCTTGTAGATGACAAAATTAGTGCGGCCATTGTTGATTAAATAGAGAATAAATTAGTAGAGCTTAACGCACTGATTCACAGGGCGTTAGTGACTATAATTGAGTGAGTTTTTATATGACTGAGCAGATAGATAAGGCGCTGGCACGGGAATACGAAGCGGGTTTTGTCTCTGATGTAGAATCAGAAACATTCGAACCTGGTTTAAATGAGGATGTTATTCGTCGTATTTCTGGAATGAAAGGCGAGCCTGAATGGATGCTCGAATGGCGCCTAAGTGCATTTCGTGAATGGTTAGAAATGGAAGAGCCTGAATGGGCGCTAGTCGATTATCCAAAAATAGATTTTCAGTCTATTTCTTACTATTCGGCTCCCAAAAGCATGAAGGATAAACCGAAGTCGTTAGACGAAGTCGATCCTGAATTGCTGCGCACCTATGAGAAACTTGGCATCCCTCTGATAGAGCAACAAATGTTGGCTGGCATCGCAGTTGATGCGGTATTTGATTCCGTTTCTGTGGTGACGACATTCCGTGAAAAGCTAGAAGAAGCGGGTGTTATCTTTTGCCCAATCTCTGAAGCGGTTCATAAGTATCCAGACCTTGTTAAAAAATACATCGGCAGTGTTGTTCCTAAGAAAGACAACTACTATGCAGCCTTGAACTGCGCTGTCTTTACCGATGGATCTTTTGTTTATATTCCTAAAGGCACTCGCTGCCCAATGGAGTTGTCTACTTATTTCCGTATCAATGAGCAAAATACTGGTCAGTTCGAGCGTACCTTGATTGTTGCCGATGAGGGCAGTCATGTAAGTTATCTAGAAGGTTGTACAGCGCCACAGCGTGATGAGAACCAGTTGCATGCTGCTGTTGTAGAATTGGTTGCCATGGATAACGCTGAGATTAAGTACTCAACAGTGCAGAATTGGTACCCAGGTGATGAGAATGGCAAAGGTGGCATTTATAACTTTGTAACGAAACGCGGTATTTGTCATACCAACGCCAAAATTTC from Marinomonas rhizomae harbors:
- a CDS encoding DUF2254 domain-containing protein; the protein is MLFSTMKNTKILKVYDIVKTSFWFTPCLILSLTILGCVSLLFIDLYTNLNTVIWLSFLYHADAGITRDLLTTVAASVMTVVSITFSITIVALTNASSQFGPRLIRNFMEDSSTQIVLGVFISLFVYCLILVRTTDDFSNGAFLPGLTIAGAIAMTLFGILLLIYFIHHVSLNLQSDSVIDNVYQELQYSINQIFKQQKEEEDTNTSDKTNQYKTTKDTKSSDKQFEFKSHSCGYIQVINYASLTSLMTKLDGHLNISVNPGDFIVNRMVVMTSDIKQFSEEDKQTLHECFTLGPKRTPIQDPEFAVHQLVEIALRALSPGINDPYSAIACIDKLTAAVCDLTQKNFPEGLTYDDNGTERVIYKTTSFENLANIAFDQIRQYSRTCLAVQLRQLDGLIRIAEQANHATHWSFIYHQKLMIEHELEQQDLVDLDKKEISTRLQTLSKRLEEA
- the iscR gene encoding Fe-S cluster assembly transcriptional regulator IscR; protein product: MRLTTKGRYAVTAMLDLALHSDQGPVSLSDISSRQGISLSYLEQLFSKLRKKSLVNSVRGPGGGYRLSRPNNEIFVAQIVDAVNESVDATGCKGRSDCQSGSTCLTHHLWCDLSDQIHDFLNQISLEQLVRRNDVRQVAERQEFESRQRCLVDDKISAAIVD
- the sufB gene encoding Fe-S cluster assembly protein SufB — encoded protein: MTEQIDKALAREYEAGFVSDVESETFEPGLNEDVIRRISGMKGEPEWMLEWRLSAFREWLEMEEPEWALVDYPKIDFQSISYYSAPKSMKDKPKSLDEVDPELLRTYEKLGIPLIEQQMLAGIAVDAVFDSVSVVTTFREKLEEAGVIFCPISEAVHKYPDLVKKYIGSVVPKKDNYYAALNCAVFTDGSFVYIPKGTRCPMELSTYFRINEQNTGQFERTLIVADEGSHVSYLEGCTAPQRDENQLHAAVVELVAMDNAEIKYSTVQNWYPGDENGKGGIYNFVTKRGICHTNAKISWTQVETGSSVTWKYPSCILKGDNSVGEFYSVALTRGRQQADTGTKMIHLGKNTKSTIISKGISAGRSNNSYRGLVRMNPGAEGARNFTQCDSLLIGDQCGAHTFPYVESRNPSAIVEHEATTSKVSDEQMFLCRQRGLDPEKAVSMIVNGFCKEVFKELPMEFAVEAGKLLEISLEGSVG